DNA from Halomonas sp. GFAJ-1:
CAAACTGGGGCTTGTAAAAGCACGCCAGGGCGAGGCTGAACGCAGCAGAGAACTGCTTGAGCAAGTGCGCGATGACTATCCGCAAAGTAGTGCTGCCGGTCTCGCGAATGATTTTCTCCGTCAGTCTGCTGGATAACCCTGTTTAATTTTTTTCGCTTCAAGGAAACCTCATGAGCTGCAAAATCGACTATCAACCAACGGCCAACCTGTTAGAAAATCGCGTCGTGTTGGTAACCGGTGCGGGTGACGGTATTGGCCGCGCTGCGGCGCTAAGCTATGCCCGCCATGGGGCAACGGTTGTGCTATTAGGGCGTACCATCGCAAAACTTGAAAGCGTTTACGATGAAATTGAAGCTGCAGGAGGGCCACAACCAGCCATTTTTCCGCTGAACTTTGAGGGCGCGACGCTCAAAGACTTCCATGACATGGCTGAAACGCTGGATAAGGAGTTTGGACGCTTAGATGGGCTGCTTCACAACGCCGGGTTGCTGGGAAGGATTACGCCCTTTGAGCAGTATAATCCCGAGCTGTGGGAGCAGGTGATGCAGGTAAATATCAATGGGCCTATTTGGATGACGCAAGCCCTATTACCATTGCTGCAACAATCCAAAGATGCATCGGTTATCTTCACTTCATCAAGCGTAGGTCGTAAAGGGCGTGCTTATTGGGGAGCGTATTCGGTTTCTAAGTTCGCCACTGAGGGATTTGCTGAAGTGTTGGCCGATGAGCTGGAAAATCAGGCAAATGTACGCGTTAATACCCTTAATCCGGGTGCAACGCGCACTCAAATGCGCCGCTCCGCGTTTCCGGGTGAAGATGCCACGACGCTGCGTACACCAGAAGAAATCATGCCAACTTACCTTTGGTTAATGGGCCCAGATAGCACCGGCGTTAGTGGCCAAAAACTAGATGCCCAACCGCCTCGCGTTTAACAACATCAGAGGCGGGGTTAGCAAGGTGCTCTAAACGTTATTGCTTACTTATTGATTAGCAGTGTGATGAAACGCGTTTAGAGCATCAACCAAATCTTCACACGTTTCAAACCAGATA
Protein-coding regions in this window:
- a CDS encoding YciK family oxidoreductase, with amino-acid sequence MSCKIDYQPTANLLENRVVLVTGAGDGIGRAAALSYARHGATVVLLGRTIAKLESVYDEIEAAGGPQPAIFPLNFEGATLKDFHDMAETLDKEFGRLDGLLHNAGLLGRITPFEQYNPELWEQVMQVNINGPIWMTQALLPLLQQSKDASVIFTSSSVGRKGRAYWGAYSVSKFATEGFAEVLADELENQANVRVNTLNPGATRTQMRRSAFPGEDATTLRTPEEIMPTYLWLMGPDSTGVSGQKLDAQPPRV